In Streptomyces nojiriensis, one genomic interval encodes:
- a CDS encoding DUF4190 domain-containing protein — translation MTDSSPEPRDPWAPLERPAVEPGRPQGGPGAPGVSGAPSVHDQPTLAGMPGDQFTPPAPTPTPAPIPTHTPPPMTGPPASAAYGYPAQPGYGYPGDAGYPGQSGHPGYPGYQGYPGQSAYPPYGVQRSNGFGITALVLGILAVVGCITSFFAIALGAAAVVFGALGRGKASRGEADNGGMALAGIILGSIGILLGAVMIAVVFAGFMERGSVDDSPYDSPYDNSQVREKV, via the coding sequence ATGACCGACAGCAGTCCCGAGCCGCGAGACCCGTGGGCGCCGCTGGAGCGGCCGGCGGTGGAGCCGGGCAGGCCGCAGGGCGGGCCGGGGGCGCCGGGCGTGTCGGGCGCGCCGTCCGTGCACGACCAGCCGACGCTCGCCGGGATGCCGGGCGACCAGTTCACCCCGCCCGCGCCGACCCCGACCCCGGCGCCGATACCGACGCACACCCCGCCCCCGATGACCGGTCCGCCCGCGTCCGCGGCGTACGGGTATCCGGCCCAGCCCGGCTACGGATACCCCGGCGACGCCGGGTACCCCGGGCAGAGCGGCCACCCGGGGTACCCCGGGTACCAGGGATACCCGGGCCAGAGCGCGTACCCGCCCTACGGGGTGCAGCGCAGCAACGGCTTCGGTATCACCGCGCTCGTCCTCGGCATCCTCGCGGTCGTCGGCTGCATCACCAGCTTCTTCGCGATAGCGCTCGGGGCGGCCGCGGTCGTCTTCGGCGCGCTGGGCCGCGGCAAGGCGAGCCGCGGCGAGGCGGACAACGGCGGGATGGCGCTCGCCGGCATCATCCTGGGCTCGATCGGCATCCTGCTGGGCGCCGTGATGATCGCGGTCGTGTTCGCCGGCTTCATGGAGCGGGGCTCCGTCGACGACTCGCCCTACGACAGCCCCTACGACAACTCCCAGGTCCGCGAGAAGGTCTGA
- a CDS encoding aspartate aminotransferase family protein, with translation MSQDLSKTAYDHLWMHFTRMSSYENAPVPTIVRGEGTYIFDDKGKRYLDGLAGLFVVNAGHGRKELAEVAYNQAQQLAFFPVWSYAHPKAVELAERLANYAPGDLNKVFFTTGGGEAVETAWKLAKQFYKLQGKHTKYKVISRAVAYHGTPQGALSITGLPALKAPFEPLVPGAHKVPNTNIYRAPIYGDDPEAFGRWCADQIEQEILFEGADTVAAVFLEPVQNAGGCFPPPPGYFQRVREICDEYDVLLVSDETICAFGRLGTMFACDKFGYVPDMITCAKGMTSGYSPIGACIVSDRIAEPFYKGENTFLHGYTFGGHPVSSAVAIANLDIFDKEGLNQHVLNNEDAFRTTLEKLHDLPIVGDVRGNGYFYGIELVKDKDTKESFTDEETERVLYGFLSKALFENGLYCRADDRGDPVIQLAPPLIADQGTFDEIEGILRSVLTEAWTKL, from the coding sequence GTGAGCCAGGACCTCTCCAAGACCGCATACGACCACCTGTGGATGCACTTCACCCGCATGTCGTCGTACGAGAACGCACCCGTCCCCACCATCGTGCGTGGTGAGGGCACCTACATCTTCGACGACAAGGGCAAGCGCTACCTCGACGGTCTCGCCGGACTGTTCGTGGTCAACGCAGGTCACGGCCGCAAGGAACTGGCCGAGGTCGCCTACAACCAGGCTCAGCAGCTCGCCTTCTTCCCGGTGTGGTCGTACGCCCACCCGAAGGCCGTGGAACTCGCCGAGCGCCTCGCGAACTACGCCCCGGGCGACCTGAACAAGGTCTTCTTCACCACCGGTGGCGGCGAGGCCGTCGAAACCGCCTGGAAGCTCGCCAAGCAGTTCTACAAGCTGCAGGGCAAGCACACGAAGTACAAGGTCATCTCGCGTGCGGTCGCTTACCACGGCACCCCGCAGGGCGCCCTGTCCATCACGGGCCTGCCGGCCCTGAAGGCCCCCTTCGAGCCGCTGGTGCCCGGCGCGCACAAGGTGCCGAACACCAACATCTACCGCGCCCCGATCTACGGCGACGACCCGGAGGCCTTCGGCCGCTGGTGCGCCGACCAGATCGAGCAGGAGATCCTCTTCGAGGGCGCCGACACCGTCGCCGCCGTCTTCCTGGAGCCGGTGCAGAACGCCGGTGGCTGCTTCCCGCCGCCGCCCGGGTACTTCCAGCGCGTCCGCGAGATCTGCGACGAGTACGACGTGCTGCTCGTCTCCGACGAGACGATCTGCGCCTTCGGCCGCCTCGGCACGATGTTCGCCTGTGACAAGTTCGGCTACGTGCCGGACATGATCACCTGCGCCAAGGGCATGACCTCGGGCTACTCCCCGATCGGTGCCTGCATCGTCTCGGACCGCATCGCGGAGCCGTTCTACAAGGGCGAGAACACCTTCCTGCACGGCTACACCTTCGGCGGACACCCGGTGTCCTCGGCGGTGGCGATCGCCAACCTCGACATCTTCGACAAGGAAGGCCTCAATCAGCACGTGCTGAACAACGAGGACGCCTTCCGCACCACGCTGGAGAAGCTGCACGACCTGCCGATCGTCGGCGACGTCCGCGGCAACGGCTACTTCTACGGCATCGAGCTCGTCAAGGACAAGGACACCAAGGAGTCCTTCACGGACGAGGAGACGGAGCGCGTGCTCTACGGCTTCCTCTCCAAGGCGCTCTTCGAGAACGGCCTGTACTGCCGGGCCGACGACCGCGGTGACCCGGTCATCCAGCTCGCGCCGCCGCTGATCGCCGACCAGGGCACCTTCGACGAGATCGAGGGAATCCTGCGCTCGGTGCTCACCGAGGCATGGACCAAGCTGTAA
- a CDS encoding gamma-aminobutyraldehyde dehydrogenase, with protein sequence MTTELRRLRNYIGGEFKDAADGRTTEVVNPATGEVYATAPLSGQADVDAAMAAAAAAFPGWRDTTPAERQKALLKIADAFEARADELVAAESENTGKPLALTASEELPPMVDQIRFFAGAARLLEGRSAGEYMEGMTSIIRREPVGVCAQVAPWNYPMMMAVWKFAPAIAAGNTVVLKPSDTTPASTVLMAEIIDSVLPKGVFNVICGDRETGKAMVEHSTPAMASITGSVRAGMQVAESASKDVKRVHLELGGKAPVVVFEDADIAKAVEDIAVAGYFNAGQDCTAATRVLVHESIHDEFVAALAKAAADTKTGQPDDEDVLYGPLNNPNQLKQVAGFIERLPAHAKVEAGGHQVGEKGYFYAPTVVSGLKQDDEIIQNEVFGPVITVQSFASEGQALEYANGVEFALASSVWTKDHGRAMRMSKNLDFGCVWINTHIPLVAEMPHGGFKKSGYGKDLSAYGFEDYTRIKHVMTSLDG encoded by the coding sequence GTGACCACCGAACTGCGTCGTCTGCGCAACTACATCGGCGGGGAGTTCAAGGACGCCGCCGACGGGCGGACCACCGAGGTGGTCAACCCGGCCACCGGCGAGGTGTACGCCACCGCCCCGCTCTCGGGCCAGGCCGATGTGGACGCCGCCATGGCCGCCGCCGCGGCCGCCTTCCCGGGCTGGCGCGACACCACCCCCGCGGAGCGCCAGAAGGCCCTGCTGAAGATCGCGGATGCCTTCGAGGCGCGCGCGGACGAGCTCGTCGCCGCCGAGTCGGAGAACACCGGCAAGCCGCTGGCCCTCACGGCCAGCGAGGAGCTGCCCCCGATGGTGGACCAGATCCGCTTCTTCGCGGGTGCCGCACGGCTCCTGGAGGGCCGCTCGGCCGGCGAGTACATGGAGGGGATGACCTCGATCATCCGCCGTGAGCCGGTCGGTGTCTGCGCCCAGGTCGCGCCGTGGAACTACCCGATGATGATGGCCGTGTGGAAGTTCGCCCCGGCCATCGCGGCGGGCAACACCGTCGTGCTCAAGCCCTCGGACACCACCCCGGCCTCCACCGTCCTGATGGCGGAGATCATCGACTCGGTGCTGCCCAAGGGCGTCTTCAACGTCATCTGCGGTGACCGCGAGACCGGCAAGGCCATGGTCGAGCACTCCACCCCGGCGATGGCCTCCATCACCGGCTCGGTGCGCGCGGGCATGCAGGTCGCCGAGAGCGCCTCCAAGGACGTCAAGCGCGTCCACCTGGAGCTGGGCGGCAAGGCCCCGGTCGTGGTCTTCGAGGACGCCGACATCGCCAAGGCCGTCGAGGACATCGCGGTCGCCGGCTACTTCAACGCCGGCCAGGACTGCACCGCCGCCACCCGCGTGCTCGTGCACGAGTCGATCCACGACGAGTTCGTGGCCGCGCTCGCCAAGGCCGCCGCCGACACCAAGACCGGCCAGCCGGACGACGAGGACGTGCTGTACGGCCCGCTGAACAACCCGAACCAGCTCAAGCAGGTCGCGGGCTTCATCGAGCGCCTCCCCGCCCACGCCAAGGTCGAGGCGGGTGGCCACCAGGTCGGCGAGAAGGGCTACTTCTACGCCCCGACCGTGGTCTCCGGCCTCAAGCAGGACGACGAGATCATCCAGAACGAGGTCTTCGGCCCCGTCATCACCGTCCAGTCCTTCGCGAGCGAGGGCCAGGCCCTGGAGTACGCGAACGGCGTCGAGTTCGCCCTCGCCTCCTCCGTGTGGACCAAGGACCACGGCCGCGCGATGCGGATGTCCAAGAACCTCGACTTCGGCTGCGTGTGGATCAACACCCACATCCCGCTCGTCGCCGAGATGCCGCACGGCGGCTTCAAGAAGTCCGGCTACGGCAAGGACCTCTCCGCCTACGGCTTCGAGGACTACACGCGCATCAAGCACGTGATGACCTCGCTCGACGGCTGA
- a CDS encoding polyamine ABC transporter substrate-binding protein: protein MPELAFSRRSALYGLGAAGLAAALAGCGVPAAYVPEEGREGPDRSERDRSVTFSNWPLYIDTDEEDEERRPTLEAFSERTGIEVRYSEEINDNDEFFGKVSPALMNRQETGHDLIVVSDWMAARFVHLGWAQKLDRSAQPNVARHLDPQLRSPAFDEGRLHTVPWQSGITGIAYNRKALGREIKSVKDLWQPDLAGKVTLFSGLDESFALLMQGNGVDVTRWTESDFHRMCDQVENMVKKKHIRRFTGNDYTSDLSKGDVLACQAYSGDAIQLQADNPDIEFVVPEEGAELWAESLLVPNLARHKANAEALIDHYYAPEVAASLAASVNYVCPVPAAREVLAASDDQETAELAENPLIFPDDDMRKRLVVARDISSAERRSLAKRWNAIVGL, encoded by the coding sequence ATGCCTGAACTCGCCTTCTCCCGCCGTTCTGCGCTGTACGGCCTCGGTGCCGCGGGCCTCGCGGCCGCCCTCGCCGGCTGCGGCGTGCCGGCCGCCTACGTTCCCGAGGAAGGGCGCGAGGGCCCGGACCGCTCCGAGCGGGACCGCAGCGTCACGTTCTCCAACTGGCCGCTCTACATCGACACCGACGAGGAGGACGAGGAGCGCCGCCCGACCCTGGAGGCCTTCTCGGAGCGGACCGGCATCGAGGTCCGGTACAGCGAGGAGATCAACGACAACGACGAGTTCTTCGGCAAGGTCAGCCCGGCGCTGATGAACCGCCAGGAGACCGGCCACGATCTGATCGTGGTCAGCGACTGGATGGCCGCCCGCTTCGTGCACCTGGGCTGGGCCCAGAAGCTGGACCGGTCGGCCCAGCCCAACGTGGCCCGGCACCTCGACCCGCAACTGCGTTCCCCCGCCTTCGACGAGGGCCGGCTGCACACCGTCCCCTGGCAGTCGGGTATCACCGGTATCGCCTACAACCGCAAGGCCCTGGGCCGGGAGATCAAGTCGGTCAAGGACCTGTGGCAGCCGGACCTGGCGGGCAAGGTCACCCTCTTCTCCGGCCTCGACGAGTCCTTCGCCCTACTCATGCAGGGCAACGGAGTGGACGTCACCCGCTGGACCGAGTCCGACTTCCACCGGATGTGCGACCAGGTCGAGAACATGGTGAAGAAGAAGCACATCCGCCGCTTCACCGGCAACGACTACACCTCCGATCTCAGCAAGGGCGATGTCCTGGCCTGCCAGGCCTACTCCGGTGACGCCATCCAGCTCCAGGCCGACAACCCGGACATCGAGTTCGTCGTCCCCGAGGAGGGGGCCGAGCTGTGGGCCGAAAGCCTGCTCGTCCCCAACCTGGCCCGGCACAAGGCCAATGCCGAGGCCCTCATCGACCACTACTACGCGCCCGAGGTGGCCGCCTCGCTCGCCGCCTCCGTCAACTACGTCTGCCCCGTCCCGGCCGCCCGGGAGGTCCTGGCCGCCTCCGACGACCAGGAGACCGCCGAACTGGCCGAGAACCCGCTGATCTTCCCGGACGACGACATGCGCAAGCGGCTCGTCGTGGCCCGGGACATCTCCTCGGCCGAGCGCCGGTCCCTCGCCAAGCGCTGGAACGCGATCGTCGGCCTCTGA
- a CDS encoding Lrp/AsnC family transcriptional regulator yields the protein MHSEVVVSRSADSRNRQPSPSVDAVSLAIIEQLQEDGRRPYASIGKAVGLSEAAVRQRVQKLLDQGVMQIVAVTDPLTVGLRRQAMVGINVEGDLDPVADALTAMAECEYVVMTAGSFDLMVEIVCEDDDHLLETINKKIRTLPGVRSTESFVYLKLKKQTYMWGTR from the coding sequence GTGCACAGTGAGGTCGTGGTCAGTCGAAGCGCAGATTCAAGGAACAGACAACCGTCCCCTTCGGTCGATGCTGTGTCCCTGGCGATCATCGAGCAACTGCAGGAGGACGGTCGCCGTCCCTACGCCTCGATCGGCAAGGCCGTAGGCCTCTCCGAAGCCGCTGTGCGCCAGCGGGTGCAGAAGCTGCTCGACCAGGGCGTCATGCAGATCGTCGCCGTCACCGACCCGCTCACCGTGGGCCTGCGACGCCAGGCCATGGTCGGCATCAACGTCGAGGGCGACCTCGACCCGGTGGCCGATGCGCTGACCGCCATGGCCGAGTGCGAGTACGTGGTCATGACCGCAGGTTCGTTCGACCTGATGGTGGAGATCGTCTGCGAGGACGACGACCACCTGCTCGAAACGATCAACAAGAAGATCCGCACGCTCCCCGGCGTGCGATCAACCGAAAGCTTCGTTTATCTGAAGCTGAAGAAGCAGACCTACATGTGGGGAACTCGATAG
- a CDS encoding serine hydrolase domain-containing protein — protein MNARTRTLIAAALVLGIASGPVVAHAASVPAPAGGTAGVSAPLVPAPPNAAVLERVIAGLGAEHKDATAALVRVGGTSGSWRGGSGVADIVTGRAAVEQGRFRAGSVTKTFTAAVVLQLAAEGRVDLDRPVRRYLPGTVPDAYGAVTVRQLLNHTSGIPAADGPGDSFEAQWEHRFDVTDPHDQLADALGKEPEFAPGSAQHYLNINYTLLGVLVEKVTGTSYEEAVGRRILRPLGLRQTSFPSRTQTTIPGPHNHGYQATVGADGSRELRDVTEWNSSDRWAAGDIISTTADLERFTKALFGGRVVPAAQLEEMFTVPAVKTFGSGKDATMTAGLSRIVLPDGTVAWGKSGGRHGYNTGIGATRDLSRTLVYSVNSTNAKGEDMNPVVLGVVMAAFAQ, from the coding sequence ATGAACGCACGTACGCGCACGCTGATCGCAGCCGCTCTGGTCCTGGGCATCGCGTCCGGACCCGTCGTCGCACACGCCGCTTCGGTTCCCGCGCCGGCGGGGGGTACGGCGGGCGTCTCGGCGCCCCTCGTACCGGCCCCGCCGAATGCGGCGGTACTGGAGCGGGTGATCGCCGGTCTGGGGGCGGAGCACAAGGACGCGACTGCCGCGCTGGTCCGCGTCGGGGGTACGAGCGGCAGCTGGCGGGGCGGTTCCGGTGTCGCGGACATCGTCACCGGGCGGGCGGCCGTCGAGCAGGGGAGGTTCCGGGCGGGGTCGGTGACCAAGACCTTCACCGCGGCGGTGGTCCTCCAGCTGGCGGCCGAGGGCCGGGTGGACCTGGACCGGCCGGTCCGGCGGTACCTGCCCGGGACGGTCCCCGACGCCTACGGTGCGGTCACCGTCCGGCAGTTGCTCAACCACACGAGCGGGATACCGGCCGCGGACGGCCCGGGCGACTCGTTCGAGGCGCAGTGGGAGCACCGCTTCGATGTGACCGACCCGCACGACCAGCTGGCCGACGCCCTGGGGAAGGAGCCGGAGTTCGCCCCGGGCTCGGCCCAGCACTACCTGAACATCAACTACACCTTGCTGGGCGTGCTCGTCGAGAAGGTGACGGGCACCTCGTACGAGGAGGCGGTCGGGCGGCGGATCCTGAGGCCGCTCGGTCTGCGCCAGACCTCGTTCCCGTCCCGGACGCAGACGACGATCCCCGGCCCGCACAACCACGGGTACCAGGCGACAGTCGGGGCGGACGGCTCCCGGGAGCTGCGGGACGTGACCGAGTGGAACTCCTCGGACCGCTGGGCGGCGGGGGACATCATCTCGACCACGGCCGATCTGGAGCGGTTCACCAAGGCCCTGTTCGGCGGGCGGGTCGTGCCGGCGGCCCAGCTGGAGGAGATGTTCACGGTGCCCGCGGTGAAGACCTTCGGCAGCGGGAAGGACGCCACGATGACCGCGGGACTGTCCAGGATCGTCCTGCCGGACGGAACGGTGGCGTGGGGCAAGTCCGGTGGCCGGCACGGGTACAACACCGGCATAGGTGCGACGCGGGACCTGTCCCGCACCTTGGTCTACTCGGTCAACTCCACGAACGCCAAGGGCGAGGACATGAACCCGGTGGTGTTGGGCGTCGTGATGGCGGCCTTCGCCCAGTAG
- a CDS encoding response regulator encodes MTIRVVVADDQELVRSGFAMILDVQEDIEVVAEVGDGAAAVEAVSRLAPDVALLDIRMPVLDGIEACRAISAGSACRTVMLTTFDSDEYVYEALHAGASGFLLKDVRRDDLVHAVRVVAAGESLLAPSVARRLIEEYTTATARPSLPADRLEVLTARERETLLHLGRGLSNAEIAGALVVSEHTVKSHVGNVLAKLGLRDRIQAVICAYETGLIAAGTPSGE; translated from the coding sequence TTGACGATCCGTGTGGTGGTGGCCGATGACCAGGAGCTGGTGCGCAGCGGCTTCGCGATGATCCTGGACGTCCAGGAGGACATCGAGGTCGTGGCGGAGGTGGGGGACGGCGCGGCGGCGGTGGAGGCGGTGTCCCGGCTCGCGCCGGACGTGGCGCTGCTGGACATCCGGATGCCGGTGCTGGACGGGATCGAGGCGTGCCGGGCGATTTCGGCCGGGAGCGCGTGCCGCACGGTGATGCTGACGACCTTCGACTCGGACGAGTACGTGTACGAGGCGCTGCACGCGGGGGCGAGCGGGTTCCTGCTGAAGGACGTGCGGCGGGACGACCTGGTGCACGCCGTACGGGTGGTGGCGGCGGGCGAGTCGCTGCTGGCGCCGTCGGTGGCGCGGCGGCTGATCGAGGAGTACACGACGGCGACGGCGCGGCCCTCCCTTCCGGCGGACCGGCTGGAGGTGCTGACGGCGCGGGAACGGGAGACGCTGCTGCACCTGGGGCGGGGCCTGTCCAACGCGGAGATCGCGGGGGCGCTGGTGGTGAGCGAGCACACGGTGAAGTCGCACGTGGGGAACGTGCTGGCGAAGCTGGGGCTGCGGGACCGGATCCAGGCGGTGATCTGCGCCTACGAGACGGGCCTGATCGCGGCGGGTACTCCCTCCGGGGAGTGA
- a CDS encoding glycerophosphodiester phosphodiesterase — MSTLTAVGHRGDPYRVRENTLASIRSAFARGADAVEIDVRLTRDGVPVLLHDATLQRLWGHDLRLDEVTAPQLKGLTLGGVPTLRDALTAAGPGRLMLDLPGATPEAVRIVVGEVRECGARERTYYCAGPNTMLAVRAADPGAEIALTWTSLSPPRRTLIDAVAPRWLNYRFGLVSRELVDALHRDGLLVSAWTADTKRTMKGLVAAGVDAITTNRLDALTSVRAGLGR; from the coding sequence ATGAGCACTCTGACTGCCGTCGGCCACCGCGGCGATCCCTACCGTGTCCGTGAGAACACCCTGGCGTCGATCCGCTCCGCCTTCGCGCGCGGGGCGGACGCCGTCGAGATCGACGTACGGCTGACCCGGGACGGCGTGCCGGTCCTCCTGCACGACGCGACGCTGCAGCGGCTGTGGGGCCACGACCTACGCCTCGACGAGGTCACGGCCCCGCAGCTGAAGGGGCTGACCCTGGGCGGCGTTCCCACACTCCGCGACGCCCTGACGGCCGCCGGGCCGGGCCGGCTGATGCTCGACCTGCCCGGCGCCACGCCCGAGGCGGTCCGCATCGTCGTGGGCGAGGTCCGCGAGTGCGGGGCGCGCGAGCGGACCTACTACTGCGCGGGCCCGAACACGATGCTGGCCGTGCGGGCCGCCGATCCGGGCGCGGAGATCGCGCTGACCTGGACCTCGCTGTCGCCGCCGCGGCGGACGCTGATCGACGCCGTGGCGCCGCGCTGGCTCAACTACCGCTTCGGACTGGTGAGCCGGGAGCTGGTGGACGCGCTCCACCGGGACGGCCTGCTGGTGTCGGCCTGGACCGCGGACACCAAGCGGACGATGAAGGGCCTGGTCGCGGCGGGGGTCGACGCGATCACCACGAACCGGCTGGACGCGCTGACGTCCGTACGCGCCGGCCTCGGAAGGTGA
- a CDS encoding adenosine deaminase, whose protein sequence is MTDLHPFIAGLPKAELHVHHVGSASPRIVAELASRHPDSKVPTDPEALADYFTFTDFAHFIEVYLSVVDLVRTPDDVRTLTFEVARDMARQNIRYAELTITPYSSTRRGIDEKAFMEAIEDARRAAEAELGVILRWCFDIPGEAGLEAAAETARLAVDHRPEGLVSFGLGGPEIGVPRPQFKPYFDAARAAGLRSVPHAGETTGPETIWDAIRELGAERIGHGTSATQDPELLAYLAEHRIALEVCPTSNIATRAVTDLDRHPVKEMVAAGVLVTINSDDPPMFGSDLNNEYAVAARLLDLDERGLAQLAKNAVEASFLDPAGKAKLNAEIDTYTAEWLAR, encoded by the coding sequence ATGACCGACCTGCACCCCTTCATCGCGGGGCTGCCCAAGGCCGAACTCCACGTCCACCACGTCGGCTCGGCATCCCCGCGCATCGTGGCCGAGCTCGCCTCCCGGCACCCCGACTCGAAGGTCCCCACCGATCCCGAGGCCCTCGCCGACTACTTCACCTTCACCGACTTCGCGCACTTCATCGAGGTCTACCTGTCGGTGGTCGACCTGGTCCGCACCCCGGACGACGTGCGCACCCTCACCTTCGAAGTCGCCCGCGACATGGCCCGGCAGAACATCCGCTACGCCGAGCTGACCATCACCCCGTACTCCTCCACCCGCCGCGGCATCGACGAGAAGGCCTTCATGGAGGCCATCGAGGACGCCCGCCGGGCCGCCGAGGCCGAACTCGGCGTCATCCTGCGCTGGTGCTTCGACATCCCCGGCGAGGCCGGCCTGGAGGCCGCCGCCGAGACCGCCCGGCTCGCCGTGGACCACCGTCCCGAGGGGCTGGTCTCCTTCGGCCTCGGCGGCCCCGAGATCGGCGTCCCTCGCCCGCAGTTCAAGCCGTACTTCGACGCCGCCCGCGCCGCCGGTCTGCGCAGCGTCCCGCACGCCGGCGAGACCACCGGTCCGGAGACGATCTGGGACGCCATCCGCGAGCTCGGCGCCGAGCGCATCGGCCACGGCACCAGTGCCACCCAGGACCCGGAGCTGCTCGCGTACCTCGCCGAGCACCGGATCGCGCTGGAGGTCTGCCCGACCTCCAACATCGCGACCCGCGCGGTGACCGACCTCGACCGGCACCCCGTCAAGGAGATGGTCGCGGCGGGCGTGCTCGTCACCATCAACAGCGACGACCCGCCGATGTTCGGCTCCGACCTGAACAACGAGTACGCGGTGGCCGCCCGCCTCCTCGACCTCGACGAGCGCGGGCTCGCCCAGCTCGCCAAGAACGCCGTCGAGGCCTCCTTCCTGGACCCGGCCGGCAAGGCGAAGCTGAACGCGGAGATCGACACGTACACCGCCGAATGGCTCGCGCGCTGA
- a CDS encoding sensor histidine kinase — MIRAFREGIRGADPRWQDLGLTLLVQLAVTMPFVVPRSPDLPPVTWLSYAMTTAAVLPLVWRRRAPVAVLAAILAVGGIYKVAVDGPGQPLPYAGLIAFYTVALQCAPRVRAAVGVAAVVSVALSVGWETGTARELLFTLFVSAAAYALGRLQHTRQAYTAAVEARAAELERANRIEAEQAAARERARIAREMHDILSHAVSIMIVQAEAGPVAVRRAPERAEAAFEAIAETGRDAMAQLRAMLGVLRTDEAAPRSPQPGISGLAELVDRVLASGLRVTYERTGAVRELSAALEATVHRVVQEALTNVVKHAGAAAADVTLVYGPGTLTVTVTDDGRGPGGASGGHGLIGIRERAAAHGGTAESGPGPDGVGYSVRVSLVTSPLEVGN; from the coding sequence GTGATACGGGCCTTCCGGGAGGGGATCCGCGGCGCCGATCCGCGGTGGCAGGACCTGGGCCTGACCCTGCTCGTGCAGCTGGCCGTCACGATGCCGTTCGTCGTGCCCCGGTCGCCCGACCTCCCGCCCGTGACCTGGCTCTCGTACGCGATGACCACGGCCGCCGTGCTGCCCCTGGTCTGGCGCCGGCGGGCACCCGTGGCGGTACTGGCGGCGATCCTGGCCGTCGGGGGGATCTACAAGGTCGCCGTCGACGGGCCGGGTCAGCCGCTGCCGTACGCGGGCCTCATCGCCTTCTACACGGTCGCCCTGCAGTGCGCCCCGCGGGTCCGTGCAGCCGTGGGGGTGGCCGCCGTGGTGTCGGTCGCCTTGTCGGTGGGCTGGGAGACGGGGACGGCGCGGGAACTGCTGTTCACGCTCTTCGTCTCGGCGGCGGCCTACGCCCTGGGACGGCTCCAGCACACGCGGCAGGCGTACACGGCGGCCGTGGAGGCGCGCGCCGCCGAACTGGAGCGGGCCAACCGGATCGAGGCGGAACAGGCCGCCGCACGTGAACGGGCCAGGATCGCGCGCGAGATGCACGACATCCTCTCGCACGCGGTCAGCATCATGATCGTGCAGGCGGAGGCCGGACCGGTGGCCGTGCGCCGGGCCCCGGAGCGGGCCGAGGCGGCCTTCGAGGCGATCGCGGAGACGGGGCGGGACGCGATGGCGCAGCTGCGCGCGATGCTGGGCGTGCTGCGCACCGACGAAGCCGCGCCCCGGAGTCCGCAGCCGGGGATCTCCGGGCTGGCCGAGCTGGTGGACCGGGTACTGGCCAGCGGGCTGCGCGTGACGTACGAACGGACCGGCGCGGTGCGCGAGCTGTCGGCAGCGCTGGAGGCGACCGTGCACCGGGTGGTGCAGGAAGCCCTGACCAACGTGGTCAAGCACGCCGGGGCCGCCGCGGCGGACGTGACGCTCGTGTACGGGCCGGGGACGCTCACGGTGACGGTCACGGACGACGGCCGGGGGCCCGGTGGCGCCTCGGGCGGGCACGGGCTGATCGGCATCCGCGAGCGGGCGGCGGCCCACGGCGGTACTGCGGAGTCCGGCCCGGGCCCGGACGGGGTCGGGTACTCGGTGCGGGTGTCCCTTGTAACCTCGCCGCTGGAGGTGGGGAATTGA